A window of the Arachis duranensis cultivar V14167 chromosome 5, aradu.V14167.gnm2.J7QH, whole genome shotgun sequence genome harbors these coding sequences:
- the LOC107490302 gene encoding probable glycosyltransferase At3g07620 isoform X1, with amino-acid sequence MKMGVMSILDRRLYHIATMRFLFVGVLVAIVVVFQCFALPSWRLHSLLDSEKLSVALPAKDMGNGVDLDYEMESNVDGNLSIGETLDSSYGGENSEDAIQKGFTHERPNYAHDPVEYRYNASPLGVPPKGITFLDEDLGTLITARKSSNGSGMQRGEMKAQNEKSPLLKVPLSNLSTSLTRMNSLLLQSFNSSYMRPRWSSRPDRELLSAKLEIEKGRVVSNPSGLYAPIFRDVAKFSRSYALMERRLKVYVYREGDKPIFHQPRTRGLYASEGWFMKLMEGNKRFVVKDPRRAHLFYLPFSSQKLRITLAEQKLNGKQMEQYLERYVHLIAGRYRFWNRTGGADHFLVACHDWASQITRQPMKNCIRSLCNSNIAKGFQIGKDTTLPVTYIHSMMDPLRGFTGKSPSERSILAFFAGSMHGYLRPVLLKHWENKESDMKIFGPMGRDIEGKKLYMEYMNSSKYCICARGYEVHTPRIVEAIFSECVPVIISDNYVPPFFEVLNWEAFSVTVSERDIPNLREILVSIPEEKYLALHLGVKKVQQHFLWHRIPVKYDLFHMILHAIWNNRLSQIRLR; translated from the exons ATGAAAATGGGTGTTATGTCTATTCTAGATCGGAGATTGTACCATATTGCTACTATGCGGTTCTTATTTGTTGGTGTGTTGGTTGCAATAGTAGTTGTTTTCCAATGTTTTGCACTTCCCTCTTGGAGATTACATTCTCTGTTAGATTCGGAGAAGCTCTCAGTAGCTCTGCCAGCTAAGGATATGGGAAATGGAGTAGATTTGGACTATGAGATGGAGTCTAATGTGGATGGGAATTTGAGCATTGGAGAGACCCTAGATAGCAGTTATGGAGGGGAAAATAGTGAAGATGCAATTCAGAAAGGTTTCACTCATGAAAGACCAAATTATGCACATGATCCTGTAGAATACAGATATAATGCTTCACCACTAGGGGTTCCTCCAAAGGGCATAACATTTCTGGATGAAGATTTGGGCACCTTAATCACTGCAAGAAAATCTTCAAATGGCAGTGGAATGCAAAGGGGGGAAATGAAAGCTCAAAATGAGAAGTCACCTCTATTGAAAGTTCCTTTGTCCAATTTGAGTACTTCATTGACTCGGATGAACTCCTTATTGCTTCAGAGTTTTAACTCTTCTTATATG AGACCTAGGTGGTCTTCTCGTCCTGATCGTGAACTCTTATCAGCAAAACTGGAGATCGAAAAAGGCCGTGTCGTATCAAATCCTTCTGGGCTTTATGCACCTATTTTCCGGGATGTTGCCAAGTTCTCAAG GAGTTATGCACTGATGGAACGCAGGCTCAAAGTTTACGTCTACAGAGAAGGAGATAAGCCTATATTTCACCAGCCAAGGACGAGGGGACTATATGCATCCGAAGGTTGGTTTATGAAACTGATGGAGGGAAATAAACGGTTCGTAGTGAAGGATCCTCGCAGAGCTCATTTGTTTTACCTGCCATTCAGTTCACAAAAGCTAAGAATTACTCTTGCTGAACAAAAGCTTAATGGTAAGCAGATGGAGCAATACCTAGAGAGGTACGTGCATTTAATCGCAGGAAGATATCGATTCTGGAACAGAACTGGGGGAGCAGACCATTTTCTTGTTGCTTGTCATGACTGG GCCTCTCAAATCACAAGGCAACCAATGAAAAATTGTATTAGGTCTCTCTGCAACTCAAATATTGCTAAAGGCTTCCAAATAGGAAAAGACACCACTCTACCAGTTACATATATACACTCTATGATGGATCCTCTAAGAGGTTTTACAGGTAAATCTCCTTCAGAGAGATCTATTCTCGCCTTCTTTGCGGGGAGCATGCATGGTTATCTCCGTCCCGTGCTGCTAAAACACTGGGAAAACAAAGAATCAGACATGAAAATTTTCGGTCCAATGGGGCGCGATATTGAAGGTAAGAAACTTTACATGGAATACATGAACAGCAGTAAATATTGCATATGTGCTAGAGGCTATGAGGTTCACACCCCAAGAATAGTTGAGGCCATTTTTTCTGAGTGTGTCCCAGTTATCATATCAGATAATTATGTGCCACCTTTTTTTGAAGTTTTGAATTGGGAAGCATTTTCTGTAACTGTTAGTGAAAGGGATATCCCAAATCTAAGAGAAATACTTGTCTCAATCCCAGAAGAGAAGTACCTTGCATTGCATTTGGGAGTGAAGAAGGTTCAGCAACATTTTCTGTGGCATAGGATTCCTGTTAAGTATGACTTGTTTCATATGATTCTTCATGCAATATGGAACAATAGGCTTTCTCAGATTAGACTAAGATAA
- the LOC107490302 gene encoding probable glycosyltransferase At3g07620 isoform X2, with amino-acid sequence MKMGVMSILDRRLYHIATMRFLFVGVLVAIVVVFQCFALPSWRLHSLLDSEKLSVALPAKDMGNGVDLDYEMESNVDGNLSIGETLDSSYGGENSEDAIQKGFTHERPNYAHDPVEYRYNASPLGVPPKGITFLDEDLGTLITARKSSNGSGMQRGEMKAQNEKSPLLKVPLSNLSTSLTRMNSLLLQSFNSSYMRPRWSSRPDRELLSAKLEIEKGRVVSNPSGLYAPIFRDVAKFSRSYALMERRLKVYVYREGDKPIFHQPRTRGLYASEGWFMKLMEGNKRFVVKDPRRAHLFYLPFSSQKLRITLAEQKLNGKQMEQYLERYVHLIAGRYRFWNRTGGADHFLVACHDWASQITRQPMKNCIRSLCNSNIAKGFQIGKDTTLPVTYIHSMMDPLRGFTGKSPSERSILAFFAGSMHGYLRPVLLKHWENKESDMKIFGPMGRDIEEEKYLALHLGVKKVQQHFLWHRIPVKYDLFHMILHAIWNNRLSQIRLR; translated from the exons ATGAAAATGGGTGTTATGTCTATTCTAGATCGGAGATTGTACCATATTGCTACTATGCGGTTCTTATTTGTTGGTGTGTTGGTTGCAATAGTAGTTGTTTTCCAATGTTTTGCACTTCCCTCTTGGAGATTACATTCTCTGTTAGATTCGGAGAAGCTCTCAGTAGCTCTGCCAGCTAAGGATATGGGAAATGGAGTAGATTTGGACTATGAGATGGAGTCTAATGTGGATGGGAATTTGAGCATTGGAGAGACCCTAGATAGCAGTTATGGAGGGGAAAATAGTGAAGATGCAATTCAGAAAGGTTTCACTCATGAAAGACCAAATTATGCACATGATCCTGTAGAATACAGATATAATGCTTCACCACTAGGGGTTCCTCCAAAGGGCATAACATTTCTGGATGAAGATTTGGGCACCTTAATCACTGCAAGAAAATCTTCAAATGGCAGTGGAATGCAAAGGGGGGAAATGAAAGCTCAAAATGAGAAGTCACCTCTATTGAAAGTTCCTTTGTCCAATTTGAGTACTTCATTGACTCGGATGAACTCCTTATTGCTTCAGAGTTTTAACTCTTCTTATATG AGACCTAGGTGGTCTTCTCGTCCTGATCGTGAACTCTTATCAGCAAAACTGGAGATCGAAAAAGGCCGTGTCGTATCAAATCCTTCTGGGCTTTATGCACCTATTTTCCGGGATGTTGCCAAGTTCTCAAG GAGTTATGCACTGATGGAACGCAGGCTCAAAGTTTACGTCTACAGAGAAGGAGATAAGCCTATATTTCACCAGCCAAGGACGAGGGGACTATATGCATCCGAAGGTTGGTTTATGAAACTGATGGAGGGAAATAAACGGTTCGTAGTGAAGGATCCTCGCAGAGCTCATTTGTTTTACCTGCCATTCAGTTCACAAAAGCTAAGAATTACTCTTGCTGAACAAAAGCTTAATGGTAAGCAGATGGAGCAATACCTAGAGAGGTACGTGCATTTAATCGCAGGAAGATATCGATTCTGGAACAGAACTGGGGGAGCAGACCATTTTCTTGTTGCTTGTCATGACTGG GCCTCTCAAATCACAAGGCAACCAATGAAAAATTGTATTAGGTCTCTCTGCAACTCAAATATTGCTAAAGGCTTCCAAATAGGAAAAGACACCACTCTACCAGTTACATATATACACTCTATGATGGATCCTCTAAGAGGTTTTACAGGTAAATCTCCTTCAGAGAGATCTATTCTCGCCTTCTTTGCGGGGAGCATGCATGGTTATCTCCGTCCCGTGCTGCTAAAACACTGGGAAAACAAAGAATCAGACATGAAAATTTTCGGTCCAATGGGGCGCGATATTGAAG AAGAGAAGTACCTTGCATTGCATTTGGGAGTGAAGAAGGTTCAGCAACATTTTCTGTGGCATAGGATTCCTGTTAAGTATGACTTGTTTCATATGATTCTTCATGCAATATGGAACAATAGGCTTTCTCAGATTAGACTAAGATAA
- the LOC107490198 gene encoding LOW QUALITY PROTEIN: CRS2-associated factor 1, chloroplastic (The sequence of the model RefSeq protein was modified relative to this genomic sequence to represent the inferred CDS: inserted 1 base in 1 codon), which translates to MALTVKLPIRFPIFAPIIDPYRTDEPTQISTEVRFSRWNNANAAKFNERRRTXSAVSSAAVKTFKSAGTPSAPSRPSIPGRKSKYSKPPAEPPRDSHAAVRFSSTPNSNPSRTQLAPANVRIGDDGVSYVVEGAPFEFRYSYTETPAAKPVKIREPSYVPFGPATMPRPWTGRAPLPTSKKKLREFDLFVLPPADKKGVKPVQKPGPFLPGSGPKHVQSKEELLGEPLTKEEINALVAGTIKSARQLNIGRDGLTHNMLENIHALWKRRRVCKIKCKGVCTVNMDNVCQQLEERTGGKIIHRKSGTVYLFRGRNYNYRTRQRFPLMLWKPVSPVYPRLVKRVPEGLTLEEATEFRRKGRNLEPIFKLAKNGVYCDLVANVREAFEECELVRINCQGLNESDYRRIGGKLRDLVPCILLSFENEHILMWRGKKWRSSFPALEDDYNEANKIDVDSDNSNTPTSDAPELSEMSLQENSLEHLSSESYDTSISSSSADVSFSQAEVPYPIEDSNPPFSMVTDAASLSMGTCEVETTDDVRGSPPSGSTKPSVSVLESCENSIDGKVDPSTDGLLDSSSAADESLISTSSASCTEGVMLLWEQAVEKGSALVLDDRSLDADNVYQTAVAFAKSAPPGPVFSRSRKVRVQNNDEEEDSTFEKKEVTTVVIEGKMENTQKSSEIRRKDFDERQRNVVPQGTSRVDELVRLLT; encoded by the exons ATGGCTCTAACCGTCAAGCTGCCAATACGGTTCCCAATATTCGCGCCAATTATCGACCCGTATCGGACAGATGAACCGACCCAAATATCCACAGAGGTCAGATTCTCTCGTTGGAACAACGCCAACGCCGCCAAGTTCAACGAGCGCCGGCGAA CTTCCGCCGTTTCCAGCGCCGCCGTTAAAACCTTCAAATCCGCCGGGACGCCCTCCGCTCCGTCGAGGCCTTCCATCCCCGGCAGGAAATCGAAGTACTCCAAACCGCCGGCGGAGCCCCCGCGGGATTCTCATGCTGCGGTTAGGTTTTCCAGCACCCCGAATTCGAATCCAAGCAGGACTCAATTGGCGCCAGCAAACGTGAGAATTGGCGATGACGGAGTCTCCTACGTGGTCGAAGGCGCACCGTTCGAGTTTCGGTACAGCTACACGGAAACGCCAGCGGCGAAGCCGGTGAAGATTCGGGAGCCATCGTATGTGCCGTTCGGACCAGCGACGATGCCGCGGCCATGGACCGGACGGGCACCGCTGCCGACGAGCAAGAAGAAGTTGAGGGAATTCGACTTGTTTGTTCTGCCTCCGGCAGACAAGAAGGGGGTGAAGCCCGTCCAGAAGCCCGGACCCTTTTTACCCGGATCGGGCCCGAAACACGTGCAGTCGAAGGAAGAGTTGTTGGGGGAGCCATTGACGAAGGAAGAGATCAATGCGTTGGTTGCCGGCACCATCAAATCTGCCCGCCAGCTCAATATTg GTAGAGATGGTTTGACACATAACATGTTGGAGAATATACATGCTCTTTGGAAACGACGGAGAGTGTGCAAGATAAAGTGCAAAGGAGTGTGCACCGTCAACATGGATAATGTGTGCCAACAGTTAGAG GAAAGGACTGGGGGAAAAATCATTCATAGGAAAAGTGGTACGGTATACCTCTTCCGGGGCAGAAACTACAACTATAGAACACGCCAACGTTTTCCTCTGATGCTGTGGAAACCTGTATCTCCAGTATATCCTAGGTTGGTTAAGCGAGTTCCAGAAGGCCTAACACTAGAAGAAGCAACTGAATTTCGTCGGAAGGGAAGGAACTTGGAACCGATATTCAAGCTAG CAAAAAATGGTGTTTACTGTGACCTTGTAGCAAATGTCAGAGAGGCTTTTGAAGAGTGTGAACTAGTGCGAATAAATTGTCAAGGACTAAATGAAAGTGATTATCGAAGGATTGGAGGAAAACTAAGG GATCTTGTTCCATGCATATTACTCTCATTTGAGAATGAACACATACTTATGTGGAGGGGAAAAAAGTGGAGGTCCTCTTTCCCAGCTCTCGAAGATGATTACAATGAAGCCAATAAAATTGATGTTGACAGTGACAATTCCAACACACCGACTTCAGATGCCCCAGAATTGTCTGaaatgtctttacaggagaatTCATTAGAGCatctaagcagtgaatcttatGACACTAGTATTTCTTCGAGTTCAGCTGATGTGAGTTTCTCTCAAGCTGAGGTGCCTTACCCTATAGAAGATAGCAATCCACCTTTCTCGATGGTTACTGACGCTGCTTCACTTTCTATGGGAACCTGTGAAGTTGAAACCACAGATGATGTCAGGGGTTCTCCACCTTCTGGTAGCACAAAACCAAGTGTTTCTGTGCTGGAAAGTTGTGAGAATTCTATTGATGGCAAGGTAGATCCTTCTACAGATGGGTTGCTAGATAGTTCAAGTGCAGCTGATGAAAGTTTAATTTCAACATCATCTGCATCTTGCACAGAAGGAGTTATGTTACTGTGGGAGCAAGCTGTTGAGAAAGGTAGTGCACTTGTTTTAGATGACAGATCTTTGGATGCTGACAATGTTTATCAAACCGCAGTGGCTTTTGCCAAATCAGCTCCACCAGGGCCTGTTTTTAGCCGATCTAGAAAGGTTAGGGTTCAAAATAATGACGAGGAAGAAGATTCAACTTTTGAGAAAAAAGAAGTTACCACTGTTGTGATTGAAGGTAAAATGGAGAACACTCAGAAGAGTTCCGAAATTcgaagaaaagattttgatgaGCGACAGAGGAATGTAGTGCCACAGGGAACATCAAGAGTAGATGAACTTGTGAGACTTCTGACATGA
- the LOC107490299 gene encoding protein REPRESSOR OF SILENCING 3, which translates to MEGQHNKTVRIFVGGLGESVTKQDLHSLFSTFGNVEAVETIRTKGRSFAYLDFLPSPTDDKSLSRLFSKYNGCVWKGGKLKLEKAKEHYLVRLKREWDEDAMSKIEHVSDKPVTTDKLEEKPTKESLKTKQLHIYFPRLRKVKSIPFTGTGKHKYSFQNIKVPLLPVHFCDCKEHCSPSGTEKGKLHIERATEIGGMNDEEINIMNVVMNKLFGKENVSEKKNLETEDSFESPAHPDDSEVGSATDEDDLIINVNTKKNKSSIIGSEELQMILENQDSWSNKSKIGKEENDKSESDVHKGHKSNPNNKGKSLRKSERESIGHVSTTAKGKNNVQTLPDEVESGVQLVESEDDFGKPSKVLWSQKSSWKELLGNGGNTAFNATLIFPTEQERPDSPSQSISLSDKTENMEGHEHLGSEPTDTESTKELTEDNHTNTSALRKHAEAQPGDNNVELKKTGRGASWRRKQSWTQLVAGDNSSFSISQILAGITFSEPMAKGSTMDPANSNNPKHNNVGKDAINEVVTSDGRIPEKSQHDGGGANDTAYEEKSETREKEGSSEETVQKERSIARVEVGETCTFMRSCSSLKEWAKAKAALSGSLKRKRPNS; encoded by the exons ATGGAGGGGCAACACAACAAGACGGTGAGAATATTTGTCGGTGGATTGGGGGAATCAGTAACTAAACAAGACCTCCACAGTTTGTTCAGCACTTTCGGCAATGTCGAAGCAGTCGAAACAATCCGAACCAAAGGTCGCAGTTTCGCCTATCTTGACTTCCTTCCTTCTCCCACTGATGACAAATCTCTTTCCAGGCTTTTTAGCAAG TATAATGGTTGTGTTTGGAAGGGTGGGAAGTTGAAGCTCGAGAAGGCTAAAGAACATTATCTAGTGCGGTTGAAACGAGAATGGGATGAAGATGCTATGTCTAAGATTGAGCATGTTAGTGACAAACCAGTCACTACTGATAAGTTAGAGGAAAAGCCCACAAAAGAGAGTTTAAAGACAAAGCAGCTCCACATTTACTTCCCGAGGTTAAGAAAG GTAAAATCTATACCATTCACTGGAACTGGAAAGCACAAATACAGTTTCCAGAATATTAAAGTTCCTCTTCTCCCTGTGCATTTCTGTGATTGCAAGGAACATTGTAGTCCTTCTGGCACAGAAAAGGGAAAACTACATATTGAAAGGGCAACAGAAATTGGAGGAATGAACGATGAAGAAATTAACATAATGAATGTCGTGATGAACAAACTATTTGGAAAAGAAAATGTTTCCGAAAAGAAGAATCTTGAAACAGAGGATTCCTTTGAATCACCTGCACATCCTGATGACTCTGAAGTAGGTAGTGCAACAGATGAAGATGATCTCATTATTAACGTGaacacaaagaaaaataaatcatcCATTATAGGGAGTGAGGAACTTCAAATGATCTTGGAAAATcag GACTCATggtccaataaatcaaaaattggTAAGGAAGAAAATGACAAGAGTGAGTCTGATGTGCATAAAGGGCATAAGAGCAATCCCAACAATAAGGGAAAATCACTTCGCAAATCGGAAAGGGAAAGCATTGGACATGTGTCTACTACTGCTAAAGGAAAGAATAATGTGCAGACCCTTCCAGATGAGGTAGAATCTGGAGTGCAACTTGTTGAGTCAGAAGATGATTTTGGCAAACCGTCTAAAGTTTTATGGTCTCAGAAATCTTCATGGAAAGAACTACTTGGTAATGGAGGTAATACTGCTTTCAATGCCACTCTCATATTTCCTACAGAACAAGAAAGACCTGATAGTCCATCCCAATCCATATCTTTAAGCGACAAAACTGAAAACATGGAAGGGCATGAACACCTAGGGAGTGAACCCACCGATACAGAATCGACAAAGGAGCTCACTGAAGATAATCATACCAACACATCAGCATTAAGAAAGCATGCTGAAGCTCAGCCTGGTGACAACAATGTGGAGTTGAAGAAGACCGGTCGAGGTGCATCATGGCGACGGAAGCAATCATGGACACAACTGGTTGCTGGAGACAACAGTTCATTTAGCATTTCACAGATTTTGGCAGGCATTACATTCTCAGAGCCAATGGCCAAGGGGTCTACCATGGACCCTGCAAATTCCAACAATCCCAAGCATAATAATGTAGGTAAGGATGCCATTAATGAAGTTGTTACTAGTGATGGGCGTATACCGGAAAAGAGTCAACATGATGGTGGTGGTGCCAATGATACTGCATATGAGGAAAAGAGTGAGACAAGAGAAAAGGAAGGATCGTCTGAAGAAACAGTACAAAAAGAGAGATCCATTGCGAGGGTTGAAGTAGGCGAAACTTGCACATTCATGAGAAGTTGTTCTTCTTTGAAAGAGTGGGCGAAGGCTAAGGCTGCTTTAAGTGGATCACTCAAAAGGAAACGTCCCAACTCCTGA